The proteins below are encoded in one region of Salvelinus namaycush isolate Seneca chromosome 39, SaNama_1.0, whole genome shotgun sequence:
- the zglp1 gene encoding GATA-type zinc finger protein 1 produces MSTGATYRPGSQGTMEDPDTQEGLQVTQSTILYLIQETTKLATPTPVHNRSIDSKPKTSPVSTERSKKDQVSDHRPYPPQHNSSLTSIHNQPKDDLEQCRRHTNSVLPSRHSSSSPWELMSLINMQCERLLQSDDQEEGTSARALLVPIDSDDHPPEGVGCSKNTVPVCPTLVSTRVDSPHHVRSRGEMGQLGGGGYCSPTSPRTSSQTSPDVNGSYKTKPGVGASDSEVATNKETGVTFCLNGDGLSVSEESRNIPCALIQEDDTVKEARPEAKDGLSVKHPSVSYINLFGQPLVHKVATIKDVASLSPPSIDTMTCIHPGPEQLNLNMTLDFNSNICFTFDPKEDMPPAPNSPHNTMLLILNSEAGSVIVNAKSVQDARFPGVKAELHESSMEENTDTVQDTSVITDSPMDLTQRCMDMEDDMATIPAAPKCPSPSNPMCRSTKAPRKQLHPSRSVDVGDPDFQGVTFRMQTELDDSREQCRLLITSKKYSTSFHYSTTYLAGLWHKAYLFVLIATPFSPSENKICASCCTTKTPLWRDAEDGTPLCNACGIRYKKYKVRCLQCWHIPRKEGNSNSRCFKCGNSSRLATSHRKHSAL; encoded by the exons ATGAGCACAGGAGCCACCTACAGACCAGGCAGCCAAGGGACCATGGAAGATCCGGACACCCAGGAGGGCCTGCAG GTGACACAGTCCACCATCCTCTACCTCATCCAAGAAACCACCAAGCTAGCAACTCCCACCCCTGTCCACAACCGCTCCATAGACTCAAAGCCTAAGACTTCACCTGTATCAACTGAAAGGTCTAAAAAGGATCAAGTGTCTGATCATAGACCTTATCCTCCTCAGCACAATTCCTCTCTCACGAGCATTCATAACCAGCCAAAAGATGACTTAGAACAATGTAGGAGACATACAAACTCAGTCCTGCCCAGTCGTCATAGTAGCAGCAGTCCGTGGGAGTTGATGAGCCTGATCAACATGCAGTGTGAGAGACTCCTCCAGTCAGACGACCAAGAGGAGGGAACCTCAGCTAGGGCTCTGTTGGTTCCTATAGACTCTGACGATCATCCTCCTGAAGGTGTGGGGTGCAGTAAGAACACTGTCCCTGTCTGCCCCACTCTAGTCAGTACCAGAGTGGATTCTCCCCATCATGTCAGGTCCAGGGGAGAGATGGGTCAGTTGGGTGGAGGTGGTTATTGCTCACCCACAAGTCCACGTACCAGTTCTCAGACATCACCGGATGTCAATGGCAGCTACAAAACTAAACCTGGTGTGGGAGCTTCAGACTCTGAGGTTGCGACGAACAAAGAAACAGGAGTCACATTTTGTCTTAACGGTGATGGATTGTCTGTGAGTGAAGAAAGCAGAAACATCCCCTGTGCCTTAATCCAAGAAGACGACACAGTGAAGGAGGCCCGTCCTGAGGCAAAAGACGGGCTGTCAGTTAAACATCCGTCTGTGTCATATATAAACCTGTTTGGGCAACCGCTTGTCCACAAGGTAGCTACAATTAAGGATGTGGCAAGTCTGTCACCTCCCTCCATAGACACCATGACATGCATACATCCAGGCCCAGAACAGCTGAACCTTAACATGACCCTGGACTTCAACTCAAACATATGTTTCACCTTTGACCCCAAGGAAGACATGCCACCAGCCCCGAACTCCCCTCATAATACTATGTTGCTCATATTGAACAGTGAAGCAGGGTCTGTGATTGTGAACGCAAAGTCAGTACAAGATGCCCGTTTTCCAGGCGTCAAAGCAGAGCTCCACGAAAGCTCCATGGAAGagaacacagacacagtacaAGATACCAGTGTTATTACAGACTCTCCAATGGACCTCACCCAAAGGTGTATGGACATGGAGGATGACATGGCCACTATCCCCGCAGCCCCGAAGTGTCCCTCTCCGTCTAACCCCATGTGCAGGTCCACCAAGGCCCCCAGGAAGCAGCTCCATCCCAGCCGGAGTGTGGATGTTGGAGACCCAGACTTCCAGGGAGTGACGTTCCGGATGCAGACGGAGCTGGACGACAGCAGGGAGCAGTGTCGCCTTCTCATCACCTCCAAGAAGTACAG CACGTCATTTCATTATTCTACAACATATTTAGCAGGATTATGGCACAAGGCCTATTTGTTTGTACTGATAGCCACTCCTTTCTCCCCATCAGAGAATAAGATCTGTGCCTCTTGCTGCACCACGAAGACTCCTCTGTGGCGAGATGCTGAGGACGGCACCCCGCTGTGTAACGCCTGTGGAATAAG GTATAAGAAGTACAAGGTGCGCTGTCTGCAGTGTTGGCACATCCCTAGGAAGGAGGGCAACTCCAACTCGCGCTGCTTCAAATGTGGAAACTCATCACGGCTGGCTACGTCCCACCGCAAGCACTCTGCCTTGTAG
- the fdx2 gene encoding ferredoxin-2, mitochondrial, protein MAASAGVRSSVGLTLRLSRVIPDCSKCPFNRLNSYLNGIASSSNVDRFRTLNRHLQTSKSLYQSEVGASAEDPQEDVVNVVYIDRSGKRIPVKAKVGDNAMYLAHRHNIELEGACEASLACSTCHVYVNRAHVDKLPEPDEREDDMLDMAPALQENSRLGCQIILTQELEGIELTLPKVTRNFYVDGHVPKPH, encoded by the exons ATGGCGGCCTCCGCTGGAGTCCGGTCGAGCGTGGGGCTGACTTTGAGACTTTCAAGAGTTATACCAGATTGTAGCAAATGTCCTTTCAACAGGTTGAATAGTTATTTGAATGGTATAGCTAGTTCGTCGAATGTTGATCGTTTTCGGACGTTGAACCGACACTTGCAGACATCCAAAA GTCTGTACCAAAGTGAGGTGGGTGCAAGTGCAGAAGACCCCCAAGAAGATGT GGTGAATGTGGTGTACATAGATAGATCAGGAAAGAGGATTCCAGTGAAGGCTAAAGTGGGAGACAATGCAATGTACCTGGCCCATAGGCACAACATTGAACTGGAAG GAGCTTGCGAGGCGTCACTAGCTTGCTCAACGTGCCACGTGTATGTGAACAGAGCCCATGTCGACAAGCTACCAGAGCCTGACGAAAG AGAGGATGACATGCTGGACATGGCCCCAGCGCTACAGGAGAACTCCAGACTTGGCTGTCAGATCATCCTCACCCAGGAGCTGGAGGGCATTGAGCTTACCCTGCCTAAGGTCACCAGGAACTTCTACGTGGACGGCCATGTTCCCAAACCACACTGA